A single window of Solanum dulcamara chromosome 5, daSolDulc1.2, whole genome shotgun sequence DNA harbors:
- the LOC129888827 gene encoding beta-phellandrene synthase (neryl-diphosphate-cyclizing), chloroplastic-like isoform X3: MVEFQPIMREVSINVDEDAIFQKPCRVRCSHNTSSSMDGFDEAKERIMENLGKIELSPSSYDTAWVAMIPSRHSLRQPCFPQCLDWIIESQREDGSWGLNPSHPLLVKDSLSSTLACLLALSKWKVGDKQVHRGLGFIETYGWAVNTKDQISPLGFEIICPSMIKSAEKLNLNLPLDLDLVNLVNYKGDSTIKRVLQNDFTVGSIEYMAEGLGELCEWKKIMLHQRQNGSLFDSPATTAAALIYHHYDQKCFEYINSILQLHKNWVPTIYPTKIHSLLCFVDTIQSLGVHRHFKVEIKKVLDDTYRLWQQKNEEIFSNVTHCATAFRLLRMNNYEVSSDEIAEFANEEHFFAATGKFTSHVAILELHKASQLAIHEKDHILDKISNWTTTFMEQKLLNNDFIDSMSKKEVELALRKFYTTYDRAENKRYIKSYKENKFKISKAAYRSPYINNKDLLIFSIHDFDLCQAQHREELHQLKRWFEDYRLDQLGLSEQYIYTTYLIGIAVVSDPEFSDARLMYAKYIMLLTVVDDFFDRFASKDELLNIIELVERWDDYTNVGYNSERVKVFFSVFYKSIEELAAIAEIKQGRSVKDHLTNLWLEVMKCMLIERLEWWTSKKMPNIEEYLYVTSITFGSRLIPLTTQYYLGINISKDLLESDEIYGLCNCTGIVMRLLNDLQTYKREQGESSMNLVTILMTQSPSRTNISEEEAIMKIKEILESNRRELLKMVLIQKKGSQLPQLCKEIFWRTSKMVYFTYSHGDEYHFPEEMKNHIDEVIYKPLNH; the protein is encoded by the exons ATGGTTGAATTTCAGCCCATTATGAGAGAAGTCTCCATAAATGTGGATG AAGATGCAATTTTCCAGAAACCATGTAGAGTAAGATGCAGCCACAATACCAGTTCATCAATG GATGGTTTTGATGAAGCAAAGGAGAGAATAATGGAAAATTTGGGGAAAATAGAGTTGTCTCCTTCTTCTTATGACACAGCATGGGTAGCTATGATCCCTTCAAGACATTCACTAAGACAACCATGTTTTCCACAATGTTTGGATTGGATTATTGAAAGTCAAAGAGAAGATGGATCTTGGGGACTAAATCCTAGCCATCCATTGCTTGTGAAGGACTCCCTTTCATCCACTCTAGCATGTTTGCTTGCTCTAAGCAAATGGAAAGTTGGTGATAAGCAAGTCCATAGAG GTCTTGGCTTCATTGAAACTTATGGTTGGGCAGTAAATACCAAGGATCAAATTTCACCACTAGGATTTGAAATTATATGTCCCAGTATGATCAAATCTGCAGAAAAACTAAACTTAAATTTGCCTTTGGATCTTGACCTTGTAAATTTGGTGAATTACAAAGGAGATTCAACAATTAAAAG AGTGTTACAGAATGATTTTACGGTTGGAAGTATTGAATATATGGCTGAAGGGCTTGGTGAATTATGTGAATGGAAGAAAATAATGTTACATCAAAGGCAAAATGGGTCTCTATTTGATTCACCAGCCACTACTGCAGCTGCATTGATTTACCATCACTATGATCAAAAATGCTTTGAATACATAAATTCAATCTTGCAACTACACAAAAATTGGG TTCCAACTATATATCCAACAAAGATACATTCATTGCTTTGCTTTGTTGATACAATTCAAAGTCTTGGAGTACATCGTCATTTTAAAGTAGAAATAAAGAAAGTTCTAGATGATACATACAG GCTTTGGcaacaaaaaaatgaagaaattttcTCAAACGTTACCCATTGTGCCACAGCGTTTCGACTTCTAAGGATGAACAACTATGAAGTATCCTCAG ATGAAATAGCAGAATTTGCCAATGAAGAACATTTCTTTGCAGCAACTGGGAAATTTACAAGTCATGTTGCAATTCTTGAGCTCCACAAAGCTTCACAATTGGCTATTCATGAGAAAGATCACATTTTGGATAAAATAAGCAATTGGACAACAACTTTTATGGAACAAAAACTCTTAAACAATGACTTCATCGACAGTATGTCAAAGAAGgag GTGGAACTTGCTTTGAGGAAGTTTTATACCACATATGATCGAGCAGAAAATAAAAGGTATATCAAGTCATATAAAGAGAACAAATTTAAAATCTCAAAAGCAGCTTATAG GTCACCCTACATTAACAATAAAGACTTGTTAATATTTTCAATACACGACTTTGACTTATGCCAAGCTCAACACCGAGAAGAACTTCATCAACTcaaaag GTGGTTCGAAGATTACAGACTAGATCAACTGGGACTTTCAGAACAGTACATATACACTACTTACTTAATTGGCATTGCTGTTGTCTCCGACCCTGAATTCTCCGATGCTCGTCTCATGTACGCGAAATACATCATGCTCCTCACCGTGGTCGATGATTTTTTCGATCGTTTTGCATCTAAAGATGAATTGCTCAACATAATTGAATTAGTAGAAAG GTGGGATGACTACACAAATGTTGGTTACAATTCAGAGAGGGTTAAAGTTTTCTTTTCAGTTTTTTACAAATCAATAGAGGAGCTTGCAGCAATAGCTGAAATTAAGCAAGGTAGATCTGTCAAAGATCACCTTACTAATTTG TGGCTTGAAGTGATGAAGTGCATGTTGATTGAAAGACTAGAGTGGTGGACAAGCAAGAAAATGCCAAACATAGAAGAGTATTTGTATGTTACTTCTATAACATTTGGTTCAAGATTGATTCCTCTCACAACACAATATTATCTTGGAATAAACATCTCCAAAGATCTTTTAGAAAGTGATGAAATATATGGCTTATGCAATTGTACCGGCATAGTCATGAGGCTCCTCAATGATTTACAAACTTACAAG AGAGAACAAGGGGAAAGTTCAATGAATTTAGTCACAATTCTAATGACACAAAGTCCAAGTAGAACAAATATCTCTGAGGAAGAGGCTATAATGAAGATAAAGGAAATCTTGGAAAGTAATAGAAGAGAATTGTTGAAGATggttttaattcaaaaaaaaggaAGCCAATTGCCTCAACTATGCAAAGAAATATTTTGGAGAACAAGCAAAATGGTTTATTTCACTTATTCACATGGTGATGAATATCATTTTCCAGAGGAAATGAAGAATCACATTGATGAAGTCATTTACAAACCACTCAATCATTAA
- the LOC129888827 gene encoding beta-phellandrene synthase (neryl-diphosphate-cyclizing), chloroplastic-like isoform X4, which yields MVEFQPIMREVSINVDDAIFQKPCRVRCSHNTSSSMDGFDEAKERIMENLGKIELSPSSYDTAWVAMIPSRHSLRQPCFPQCLDWIIESQREDGSWGLNPSHPLLVKDSLSSTLACLLALSKWKVGDKQVHRGLGFIETYGWAVNTKDQISPLGFEIICPSMIKSAEKLNLNLPLDLDLVNLVNYKGDSTIKRVLQNDFTVGSIEYMAEGLGELCEWKKIMLHQRQNGSLFDSPATTAAALIYHHYDQKCFEYINSILQLHKNWVPTIYPTKIHSLLCFVDTIQSLGVHRHFKVEIKKVLDDTYRLWQQKNEEIFSNVTHCATAFRLLRMNNYEVSSDEIAEFANEEHFFAATGKFTSHVAILELHKASQLAIHEKDHILDKISNWTTTFMEQKLLNNDFIDSMSKKEVELALRKFYTTYDRAENKRYIKSYKENKFKISKAAYRSPYINNKDLLIFSIHDFDLCQAQHREELHQLKRWFEDYRLDQLGLSEQYIYTTYLIGIAVVSDPEFSDARLMYAKYIMLLTVVDDFFDRFASKDELLNIIELVERWDDYTNVGYNSERVKVFFSVFYKSIEELAAIAEIKQGRSVKDHLTNLWLEVMKCMLIERLEWWTSKKMPNIEEYLYVTSITFGSRLIPLTTQYYLGINISKDLLESDEIYGLCNCTGIVMRLLNDLQTYKREQGESSMNLVTILMTQSPSRTNISEEEAIMKIKEILESNRRELLKMVLIQKKGSQLPQLCKEIFWRTSKMVYFTYSHGDEYHFPEEMKNHIDEVIYKPLNH from the exons ATGGTTGAATTTCAGCCCATTATGAGAGAAGTCTCCATAAATGTGGATG ATGCAATTTTCCAGAAACCATGTAGAGTAAGATGCAGCCACAATACCAGTTCATCAATG GATGGTTTTGATGAAGCAAAGGAGAGAATAATGGAAAATTTGGGGAAAATAGAGTTGTCTCCTTCTTCTTATGACACAGCATGGGTAGCTATGATCCCTTCAAGACATTCACTAAGACAACCATGTTTTCCACAATGTTTGGATTGGATTATTGAAAGTCAAAGAGAAGATGGATCTTGGGGACTAAATCCTAGCCATCCATTGCTTGTGAAGGACTCCCTTTCATCCACTCTAGCATGTTTGCTTGCTCTAAGCAAATGGAAAGTTGGTGATAAGCAAGTCCATAGAG GTCTTGGCTTCATTGAAACTTATGGTTGGGCAGTAAATACCAAGGATCAAATTTCACCACTAGGATTTGAAATTATATGTCCCAGTATGATCAAATCTGCAGAAAAACTAAACTTAAATTTGCCTTTGGATCTTGACCTTGTAAATTTGGTGAATTACAAAGGAGATTCAACAATTAAAAG AGTGTTACAGAATGATTTTACGGTTGGAAGTATTGAATATATGGCTGAAGGGCTTGGTGAATTATGTGAATGGAAGAAAATAATGTTACATCAAAGGCAAAATGGGTCTCTATTTGATTCACCAGCCACTACTGCAGCTGCATTGATTTACCATCACTATGATCAAAAATGCTTTGAATACATAAATTCAATCTTGCAACTACACAAAAATTGGG TTCCAACTATATATCCAACAAAGATACATTCATTGCTTTGCTTTGTTGATACAATTCAAAGTCTTGGAGTACATCGTCATTTTAAAGTAGAAATAAAGAAAGTTCTAGATGATACATACAG GCTTTGGcaacaaaaaaatgaagaaattttcTCAAACGTTACCCATTGTGCCACAGCGTTTCGACTTCTAAGGATGAACAACTATGAAGTATCCTCAG ATGAAATAGCAGAATTTGCCAATGAAGAACATTTCTTTGCAGCAACTGGGAAATTTACAAGTCATGTTGCAATTCTTGAGCTCCACAAAGCTTCACAATTGGCTATTCATGAGAAAGATCACATTTTGGATAAAATAAGCAATTGGACAACAACTTTTATGGAACAAAAACTCTTAAACAATGACTTCATCGACAGTATGTCAAAGAAGgag GTGGAACTTGCTTTGAGGAAGTTTTATACCACATATGATCGAGCAGAAAATAAAAGGTATATCAAGTCATATAAAGAGAACAAATTTAAAATCTCAAAAGCAGCTTATAG GTCACCCTACATTAACAATAAAGACTTGTTAATATTTTCAATACACGACTTTGACTTATGCCAAGCTCAACACCGAGAAGAACTTCATCAACTcaaaag GTGGTTCGAAGATTACAGACTAGATCAACTGGGACTTTCAGAACAGTACATATACACTACTTACTTAATTGGCATTGCTGTTGTCTCCGACCCTGAATTCTCCGATGCTCGTCTCATGTACGCGAAATACATCATGCTCCTCACCGTGGTCGATGATTTTTTCGATCGTTTTGCATCTAAAGATGAATTGCTCAACATAATTGAATTAGTAGAAAG GTGGGATGACTACACAAATGTTGGTTACAATTCAGAGAGGGTTAAAGTTTTCTTTTCAGTTTTTTACAAATCAATAGAGGAGCTTGCAGCAATAGCTGAAATTAAGCAAGGTAGATCTGTCAAAGATCACCTTACTAATTTG TGGCTTGAAGTGATGAAGTGCATGTTGATTGAAAGACTAGAGTGGTGGACAAGCAAGAAAATGCCAAACATAGAAGAGTATTTGTATGTTACTTCTATAACATTTGGTTCAAGATTGATTCCTCTCACAACACAATATTATCTTGGAATAAACATCTCCAAAGATCTTTTAGAAAGTGATGAAATATATGGCTTATGCAATTGTACCGGCATAGTCATGAGGCTCCTCAATGATTTACAAACTTACAAG AGAGAACAAGGGGAAAGTTCAATGAATTTAGTCACAATTCTAATGACACAAAGTCCAAGTAGAACAAATATCTCTGAGGAAGAGGCTATAATGAAGATAAAGGAAATCTTGGAAAGTAATAGAAGAGAATTGTTGAAGATggttttaattcaaaaaaaaggaAGCCAATTGCCTCAACTATGCAAAGAAATATTTTGGAGAACAAGCAAAATGGTTTATTTCACTTATTCACATGGTGATGAATATCATTTTCCAGAGGAAATGAAGAATCACATTGATGAAGTCATTTACAAACCACTCAATCATTAA
- the LOC129888827 gene encoding beta-phellandrene synthase (neryl-diphosphate-cyclizing), chloroplastic-like isoform X1, with translation MMIVGYTSKIIPLSHHKLGNEKTMSFKDAIFQKPCRVRCSHNTSSSMDGFDEAKERIMENLGKIELSPSSYDTAWVAMIPSRHSLRQPCFPQCLDWIIESQREDGSWGLNPSHPLLVKDSLSSTLACLLALSKWKVGDKQVHRGLGFIETYGWAVNTKDQISPLGFEIICPSMIKSAEKLNLNLPLDLDLVNLVNYKGDSTIKRVLQNDFTVGSIEYMAEGLGELCEWKKIMLHQRQNGSLFDSPATTAAALIYHHYDQKCFEYINSILQLHKNWVPTIYPTKIHSLLCFVDTIQSLGVHRHFKVEIKKVLDDTYRLWQQKNEEIFSNVTHCATAFRLLRMNNYEVSSDEIAEFANEEHFFAATGKFTSHVAILELHKASQLAIHEKDHILDKISNWTTTFMEQKLLNNDFIDSMSKKEVELALRKFYTTYDRAENKRYIKSYKENKFKISKAAYRSPYINNKDLLIFSIHDFDLCQAQHREELHQLKRWFEDYRLDQLGLSEQYIYTTYLIGIAVVSDPEFSDARLMYAKYIMLLTVVDDFFDRFASKDELLNIIELVERWDDYTNVGYNSERVKVFFSVFYKSIEELAAIAEIKQGRSVKDHLTNLWLEVMKCMLIERLEWWTSKKMPNIEEYLYVTSITFGSRLIPLTTQYYLGINISKDLLESDEIYGLCNCTGIVMRLLNDLQTYKREQGESSMNLVTILMTQSPSRTNISEEEAIMKIKEILESNRRELLKMVLIQKKGSQLPQLCKEIFWRTSKMVYFTYSHGDEYHFPEEMKNHIDEVIYKPLNH, from the exons ATGATGATAGTTGGCTACACAAGCAAAATTATACCTCTTTCTCATCATAAACTAGGAAATGAGAAAACAATGTCATTTA AAGATGCAATTTTCCAGAAACCATGTAGAGTAAGATGCAGCCACAATACCAGTTCATCAATG GATGGTTTTGATGAAGCAAAGGAGAGAATAATGGAAAATTTGGGGAAAATAGAGTTGTCTCCTTCTTCTTATGACACAGCATGGGTAGCTATGATCCCTTCAAGACATTCACTAAGACAACCATGTTTTCCACAATGTTTGGATTGGATTATTGAAAGTCAAAGAGAAGATGGATCTTGGGGACTAAATCCTAGCCATCCATTGCTTGTGAAGGACTCCCTTTCATCCACTCTAGCATGTTTGCTTGCTCTAAGCAAATGGAAAGTTGGTGATAAGCAAGTCCATAGAG GTCTTGGCTTCATTGAAACTTATGGTTGGGCAGTAAATACCAAGGATCAAATTTCACCACTAGGATTTGAAATTATATGTCCCAGTATGATCAAATCTGCAGAAAAACTAAACTTAAATTTGCCTTTGGATCTTGACCTTGTAAATTTGGTGAATTACAAAGGAGATTCAACAATTAAAAG AGTGTTACAGAATGATTTTACGGTTGGAAGTATTGAATATATGGCTGAAGGGCTTGGTGAATTATGTGAATGGAAGAAAATAATGTTACATCAAAGGCAAAATGGGTCTCTATTTGATTCACCAGCCACTACTGCAGCTGCATTGATTTACCATCACTATGATCAAAAATGCTTTGAATACATAAATTCAATCTTGCAACTACACAAAAATTGGG TTCCAACTATATATCCAACAAAGATACATTCATTGCTTTGCTTTGTTGATACAATTCAAAGTCTTGGAGTACATCGTCATTTTAAAGTAGAAATAAAGAAAGTTCTAGATGATACATACAG GCTTTGGcaacaaaaaaatgaagaaattttcTCAAACGTTACCCATTGTGCCACAGCGTTTCGACTTCTAAGGATGAACAACTATGAAGTATCCTCAG ATGAAATAGCAGAATTTGCCAATGAAGAACATTTCTTTGCAGCAACTGGGAAATTTACAAGTCATGTTGCAATTCTTGAGCTCCACAAAGCTTCACAATTGGCTATTCATGAGAAAGATCACATTTTGGATAAAATAAGCAATTGGACAACAACTTTTATGGAACAAAAACTCTTAAACAATGACTTCATCGACAGTATGTCAAAGAAGgag GTGGAACTTGCTTTGAGGAAGTTTTATACCACATATGATCGAGCAGAAAATAAAAGGTATATCAAGTCATATAAAGAGAACAAATTTAAAATCTCAAAAGCAGCTTATAG GTCACCCTACATTAACAATAAAGACTTGTTAATATTTTCAATACACGACTTTGACTTATGCCAAGCTCAACACCGAGAAGAACTTCATCAACTcaaaag GTGGTTCGAAGATTACAGACTAGATCAACTGGGACTTTCAGAACAGTACATATACACTACTTACTTAATTGGCATTGCTGTTGTCTCCGACCCTGAATTCTCCGATGCTCGTCTCATGTACGCGAAATACATCATGCTCCTCACCGTGGTCGATGATTTTTTCGATCGTTTTGCATCTAAAGATGAATTGCTCAACATAATTGAATTAGTAGAAAG GTGGGATGACTACACAAATGTTGGTTACAATTCAGAGAGGGTTAAAGTTTTCTTTTCAGTTTTTTACAAATCAATAGAGGAGCTTGCAGCAATAGCTGAAATTAAGCAAGGTAGATCTGTCAAAGATCACCTTACTAATTTG TGGCTTGAAGTGATGAAGTGCATGTTGATTGAAAGACTAGAGTGGTGGACAAGCAAGAAAATGCCAAACATAGAAGAGTATTTGTATGTTACTTCTATAACATTTGGTTCAAGATTGATTCCTCTCACAACACAATATTATCTTGGAATAAACATCTCCAAAGATCTTTTAGAAAGTGATGAAATATATGGCTTATGCAATTGTACCGGCATAGTCATGAGGCTCCTCAATGATTTACAAACTTACAAG AGAGAACAAGGGGAAAGTTCAATGAATTTAGTCACAATTCTAATGACACAAAGTCCAAGTAGAACAAATATCTCTGAGGAAGAGGCTATAATGAAGATAAAGGAAATCTTGGAAAGTAATAGAAGAGAATTGTTGAAGATggttttaattcaaaaaaaaggaAGCCAATTGCCTCAACTATGCAAAGAAATATTTTGGAGAACAAGCAAAATGGTTTATTTCACTTATTCACATGGTGATGAATATCATTTTCCAGAGGAAATGAAGAATCACATTGATGAAGTCATTTACAAACCACTCAATCATTAA
- the LOC129888827 gene encoding beta-phellandrene synthase (neryl-diphosphate-cyclizing), chloroplastic-like isoform X5, translating into MMIVGYTSKIIPLSHHKLGNEKTMSFKDAIFQKPCRVRCSHNTSSSMDGFDEAKERIMENLGKIELSPSSYDTAWVAMIPSRHSLRQPCFPQCLDWIIESQREDGSWGLNPSHPLLVKDSLSSTLACLLALSKWKVGDKQVHRGLGFIETYGWAVNTKDQISPLGFEIICPSMIKSAEKLNLNLPLDLDLVNLVNYKGDSTIKRVLQNDFTVGSIEYMAEGLGELCEWKKIMLHQRQNGSLFDSPATTAAALIYHHYDQKCFEYINSILQLHKNWVPTIYPTKIHSLLCFVDTIQSLGVHRHFKVEIKKVLDDTYRLWQQKNEEIFSNVTHCATAFRLLRMNNYEVSSDEIAEFANEEHFFAATGKFTSHVAILELHKASQLAIHEKDHILDKISNWTTTFMEQKLLNNDFIDSMSKKEVELALRKFYTTYDRAENKRSPYINNKDLLIFSIHDFDLCQAQHREELHQLKRWFEDYRLDQLGLSEQYIYTTYLIGIAVVSDPEFSDARLMYAKYIMLLTVVDDFFDRFASKDELLNIIELVERWDDYTNVGYNSERVKVFFSVFYKSIEELAAIAEIKQGRSVKDHLTNLWLEVMKCMLIERLEWWTSKKMPNIEEYLYVTSITFGSRLIPLTTQYYLGINISKDLLESDEIYGLCNCTGIVMRLLNDLQTYKREQGESSMNLVTILMTQSPSRTNISEEEAIMKIKEILESNRRELLKMVLIQKKGSQLPQLCKEIFWRTSKMVYFTYSHGDEYHFPEEMKNHIDEVIYKPLNH; encoded by the exons ATGATGATAGTTGGCTACACAAGCAAAATTATACCTCTTTCTCATCATAAACTAGGAAATGAGAAAACAATGTCATTTA AAGATGCAATTTTCCAGAAACCATGTAGAGTAAGATGCAGCCACAATACCAGTTCATCAATG GATGGTTTTGATGAAGCAAAGGAGAGAATAATGGAAAATTTGGGGAAAATAGAGTTGTCTCCTTCTTCTTATGACACAGCATGGGTAGCTATGATCCCTTCAAGACATTCACTAAGACAACCATGTTTTCCACAATGTTTGGATTGGATTATTGAAAGTCAAAGAGAAGATGGATCTTGGGGACTAAATCCTAGCCATCCATTGCTTGTGAAGGACTCCCTTTCATCCACTCTAGCATGTTTGCTTGCTCTAAGCAAATGGAAAGTTGGTGATAAGCAAGTCCATAGAG GTCTTGGCTTCATTGAAACTTATGGTTGGGCAGTAAATACCAAGGATCAAATTTCACCACTAGGATTTGAAATTATATGTCCCAGTATGATCAAATCTGCAGAAAAACTAAACTTAAATTTGCCTTTGGATCTTGACCTTGTAAATTTGGTGAATTACAAAGGAGATTCAACAATTAAAAG AGTGTTACAGAATGATTTTACGGTTGGAAGTATTGAATATATGGCTGAAGGGCTTGGTGAATTATGTGAATGGAAGAAAATAATGTTACATCAAAGGCAAAATGGGTCTCTATTTGATTCACCAGCCACTACTGCAGCTGCATTGATTTACCATCACTATGATCAAAAATGCTTTGAATACATAAATTCAATCTTGCAACTACACAAAAATTGGG TTCCAACTATATATCCAACAAAGATACATTCATTGCTTTGCTTTGTTGATACAATTCAAAGTCTTGGAGTACATCGTCATTTTAAAGTAGAAATAAAGAAAGTTCTAGATGATACATACAG GCTTTGGcaacaaaaaaatgaagaaattttcTCAAACGTTACCCATTGTGCCACAGCGTTTCGACTTCTAAGGATGAACAACTATGAAGTATCCTCAG ATGAAATAGCAGAATTTGCCAATGAAGAACATTTCTTTGCAGCAACTGGGAAATTTACAAGTCATGTTGCAATTCTTGAGCTCCACAAAGCTTCACAATTGGCTATTCATGAGAAAGATCACATTTTGGATAAAATAAGCAATTGGACAACAACTTTTATGGAACAAAAACTCTTAAACAATGACTTCATCGACAGTATGTCAAAGAAGgag GTGGAACTTGCTTTGAGGAAGTTTTATACCACATATGATCGAGCAGAAAATAAAAG GTCACCCTACATTAACAATAAAGACTTGTTAATATTTTCAATACACGACTTTGACTTATGCCAAGCTCAACACCGAGAAGAACTTCATCAACTcaaaag GTGGTTCGAAGATTACAGACTAGATCAACTGGGACTTTCAGAACAGTACATATACACTACTTACTTAATTGGCATTGCTGTTGTCTCCGACCCTGAATTCTCCGATGCTCGTCTCATGTACGCGAAATACATCATGCTCCTCACCGTGGTCGATGATTTTTTCGATCGTTTTGCATCTAAAGATGAATTGCTCAACATAATTGAATTAGTAGAAAG GTGGGATGACTACACAAATGTTGGTTACAATTCAGAGAGGGTTAAAGTTTTCTTTTCAGTTTTTTACAAATCAATAGAGGAGCTTGCAGCAATAGCTGAAATTAAGCAAGGTAGATCTGTCAAAGATCACCTTACTAATTTG TGGCTTGAAGTGATGAAGTGCATGTTGATTGAAAGACTAGAGTGGTGGACAAGCAAGAAAATGCCAAACATAGAAGAGTATTTGTATGTTACTTCTATAACATTTGGTTCAAGATTGATTCCTCTCACAACACAATATTATCTTGGAATAAACATCTCCAAAGATCTTTTAGAAAGTGATGAAATATATGGCTTATGCAATTGTACCGGCATAGTCATGAGGCTCCTCAATGATTTACAAACTTACAAG AGAGAACAAGGGGAAAGTTCAATGAATTTAGTCACAATTCTAATGACACAAAGTCCAAGTAGAACAAATATCTCTGAGGAAGAGGCTATAATGAAGATAAAGGAAATCTTGGAAAGTAATAGAAGAGAATTGTTGAAGATggttttaattcaaaaaaaaggaAGCCAATTGCCTCAACTATGCAAAGAAATATTTTGGAGAACAAGCAAAATGGTTTATTTCACTTATTCACATGGTGATGAATATCATTTTCCAGAGGAAATGAAGAATCACATTGATGAAGTCATTTACAAACCACTCAATCATTAA